The nucleotide sequence CTTATCTTTCGCTCTAACGCGGAGGGGCTTGCCCCGTCCGCTCCCATCCGGGCACCGCCCTGGAGAAGATCGCCTCCAGCCGCGCCAGCATCGTGTGATCCCTCAGGAACCTCTCGTATCCGGCTTTGCGAACTCTCTCCCGCTCGTCGTCGTGCGACAGGTAGTAGCCTATCTTCTCGGCGAGGTCGTCCGCGTCGGAGTAGACAGCTATCTCCTTTCCCGGCTCGAAGTACTCGTACAGCTCCGGGTTGTCCTGCGTCAGCAGGAATCCCCTGCATGCCGGCACCTCGAAGTCCCTGCCCTTGATCTGAAGGAGCGGCCTCCCGCCCTCCTCCCCGGAGACGGAGGCGTTGCTCAGGTTCAGATTGATGCGGCTGGCGCTGAACATTCGGATCATGTCGCCCAGGCTTATCCGCCCCTCCTTCCACCCCCGCCCCCGCACGGTTATATTCATCCCCTTGGCCCGCAGGAACTCGACGACCATCCTCCTGCCTCCGTGAGGCTGCCCGATGAACGACACGTCATGTTCGTAGGCGCAAGTCAGGGGGCGGAAGAAGAAGTGGTTCGCCCCCCACTGGCTGCGTATGACGTTGGTGAAACCCCCCTCCCTGTAGAGAACCTCGGCCGTCGCGCTGGTGGTGCAGACCCAGTCGTACGGACGGGCGGCGTGGCGGGAGAAGTCGTGGAAACGCCAGTGGTCGTCGCTGAAGAAGGCGATGGTCGGCACCCCGAGCTCGT is from Synergistaceae bacterium and encodes:
- a CDS encoding glycosyltransferase, producing MIKIAFKDLRKRLRAAKNRVWPSWSDEEYVHRMLRVHNQGSRLPLVMYAELGSDYGRPGLGLGYGTAHFFYSLVGGGYPVVQFPYDRVRADLGHERMQSALRLACMLFRPSVLLHAILDDEFNADTIRSISDELGVPTIAFFSDDHWRFHDFSRHAARPYDWVCTTSATAEVLYREGGFTNVIRSQWGANHFFFRPLTCAYEHDVSFIGQPHGGRRMVVEFLRAKGMNITVRGRGWKEGRISLGDMIRMFSASRINLNLSNASVSGEEGGRPLLQIKGRDFEVPACRGFLLTQDNPELYEYFEPGKEIAVYSDADDLAEKIGYYLSHDDERERVRKAGYERFLRDHTMLARLEAIFSRAVPGWERTGQAPPR